One Vitis vinifera cultivar Pinot Noir 40024 chromosome 8, ASM3070453v1 genomic window carries:
- the LOC100258748 gene encoding membrin-11: MEGGGTTFSEIYQNSKKLLLRTRDGLERLERLEFSSSNPVDSPELAFAVKKDISQIQSLCVEMDRLWRSISAKSQRDLWKRKVEQVAEESESLKESLDKYFLRHQKRMMEAKERAELLGRANGDSAHVLRIFDEEAQAMQSARNSSMMLEEAYSKGVAILTKYADQRDRLKGAHRKALDVLNTVGLSNSVLKLIERRNRVDKWIKYTGMVVSVVVLYTFWRWAH, from the exons ATGGAGGGAGGGGGAACGACGTTTTCGGAGATCTACCAAAACTCGAAGAAGCTGCTGCTGAGAACCAGAGATGGGTTGGAGAGGCTTGAACGCCTCGAGTTCTCGTCGTCGAATCCCGTGGATTCGCCGGAGCTCGCCTTTGCCGTCAAGAAGGATATCTCTCAGATCCAGTCTCTTTGCGTAGAGATGGATCGCCTATGGCGCTCCATCTCCGCCAAATCACAGCGCGATCTCTGGAAGAG AAAAGTGGAACAGGTAGCTGAAGAGTCTGAATCTTTAAAAGAGAGTTTGGATAAGTATTTCTTGAGGCATCAGAAACGGATGATGGAAGCAAAAGAGAGGGCAGAATTGCTTGGAAGAGCT AATGGGGACTCTGCTCATGTTTTGAGAATCTTTGATGAGGAAGCACAAGCAATGCAGTCAGCTCGTAATTCATCTATGATGCTAGAAGAAGCTTATTCAAAGGGAGTGGCCATCCTTACCAAATATGCAGATCAGAGAGATCGCTTGAAG GGAGCGCATAGGAAAGCTTTGGATGTCCTCAACACAGTGGGGTTGTCCAACTCGGTATTGAAGCTGATTGAGAGGCGGAACCGTGTGGACAAATGGATCAAATATACAGGCATGGTTGTGTCAGTCGTGGTCTTGTACACCTTTTGGAGGTGGGCGCATTGA